One Panicum virgatum strain AP13 chromosome 9K, P.virgatum_v5, whole genome shotgun sequence genomic region harbors:
- the LOC120651469 gene encoding uncharacterized protein LOC120651469 isoform X1: protein MVAEAAPSAIWSRRRDEITFDRLHKFWSALSPRARHELLRLDKQTLIEHARKNLYCSRCNGLLLESFTQIVKYGKSLHQEGSCEPRFQEVEAEEVQDPSVHPWGGLSTTKDGILTLLDCFINAKSLHVIQNVFASARAREREREMLYPDACGGGGRGWISPVIPNYGRGHGTRDTCALHTARLSCDTLVDFWSALSEETRSSLLRMKEEDFIERLMHRFDSKRFCRDCRRNVIREFKELKELKRMRKEPCCTSWFCVADTAFQCEMFEDAVLVDWHQSFLEQDEIYNHFELAIGTDEGKSDILNFEDVGMNGQVHRKGLDLDQFEDYFVTLRARRPDGRSSELCVKAHALKGQSCVHRRLIVGDGFVTITKGESIRSFFEHAEEAEEEDEDDAMDRDSNDPDGDVAHPQKHAKSPELAREFLLDAAAVIFKEQVEKAFREGTARQNAHSVFVSLALKLLEERVHVACKEIITLEKQTKLLEEEEKEKREEEERRERRRTKEREKKNRRKERLKGKDRDREKIVVKSKGDTSPPSLSNQATPNNESLNILDLRYSDSEEEDNVMAREHSSPDSSVDQASSRDSDERSNEHECNATTDCDGSFSYEESISSRRNLRYRRDFPQEQDASYWYEDCQDDSGDVQQHSRERIWNNTRGYNTVFGANNRTRDRYNPCSCGHQEEYRYFSNTARPSRDMKMARKTVEKPRLQYRRCYPLDSFIVPKGGRVGGAPTKNAGPKQVWEPMDARKKASLGNESNTAGVADDADRSDQVECSKVISECEKLEKVCEPLADVGSEGSEVVCKSDTDEPCRGEKSQSACNDGPHVMDKPDSCLAKDTGRTANLTSSDSSSCLSEGDRDSSMSSMTSLSAQNAESSSTSDSEDSSDRNNRSPGDPPVKSASRSLLEMCAGNGFREYQPKGLHPPDGNQFGFRVGPFQDQMLHHQKVHAPPYSAPFMGFHNHPLPVPTNGYLSYPQPGHFFPGPVAPVRYGVAGNQCVDFPMQYNNNIHPYSGPEFGFLPSPPVHKAPVSFHAVPVPVPPPTPLCRSGVPVLMNQERQQSHPLIPKLNQAVLVAENGCAEDNNTKQKQKDDDSMPFSLFQFNLPIAPPAPAASKEEQVEGALAPSRLLPPIAQAQPCSREIAQAQPCSREETNIKEYNLFSGCNDGVMFRLN, encoded by the exons ATGGTTGCTGAGGCGGCGCCGTCGGCGATCTGGTCGCGCCGCCGCGACGAGATCACCTTCGACCGCCTACACAAG TTTTGGAGTGCCCTGTCACCTCGTGCACGACATGAGCTGCTCAGACTTGATAAACAGACCCTCATCGAGCATGCTCGCAAGAACTTGTACTGTTCAAGATGCAATGGGCTGCTTTTGGAAAGTTTTACACAAATAGTCAAGTATGGGAAGTCACTGCATCAAGAAGGTTCGTGTGAGCCAAGGTTTCAGGAAGTTGAAGCAGAAGAAGTTCAGGACCCCTCAGTTCATCCTTGGGGAGGCCTTTCAACAACAAAGGATGGCATCTTAACTCTTCTTGATTGCTTCATAAATGCAAAATCTCTTCATGTGATCCAGAAT GTATTTGCCAGTGCACGTGCAAGGGAACGTGAACGTGAAATGCTTTACCCTGATGCATGTGGTGGCGGTGGCAGAGGATGGATTAGCCCAGTGATACCTAACTATGGCAGGGGGCATGGAACACGAGACACATGTGCTTTGCACACTGCACGCCTTTCTTGCGATACTCTGGTGGATTTTTGGTCGGCACTGAGTGAAGAAACTAGATCATCTCTTTTAAGGATGAAGGAAGAGGACTTCATTGAAAGACTTATGCATAG GTTTGACAGCAAGAGATTTTGCCGAGACTGCAGAAGGAATGTTATTCGCGAATTCAAAGAGCTCAAGGAACTAAAGCGCATGCGAAAGGAACCTTGCTGCACCAGTTGGTTTTGTGTTGCAGATACAGCATTTCAGTGTGAG ATGTTTGAAGATGCTGTTCTTGTTGATTGGCACCAATCCTTTTTGGAGCAAGATGAAATTTACAATCATTTTGAGTTGGCTATTGGAACAGATGAAGGAAAATCTGATATTCTAAACTTTGAAGATGTGGGGATGAATGGGCAAGTCCATAGAAAAGGCCTCGATCTTGATCAGTTTGAAGACTATTTTGTTACACTGAGAGCACGCAGACCAGATGGGCGTTCTTCAGAATTATGTGTGAAGGCTCATGCCTTGAAGGGCCAATCATGTGTTCACCGCAGACTTATTGTGGGGGATGGATTTGTGACAATTACCAAAGGTGAAAGTATTAGAAGTTTCTTTGAGCatgctgaagaagcagaggaagaGGAT GAAGATGATGCAATGGATAGAGACAGCAATGACCCTGATGGTGATGTTGCTCATCCCCAGAAGCATGCCAAGAGCCCTGAACTTGCAAGAGAATTTCTCCTGGATGCTGCTGCAGTGATCTTCAAAGAACAG GTCGAGAAGGCTTTCAGAGAAGGCACAGCACGGCAGAATGCACATAGTGTTTTTGTGTCCCTTGCACTAAAACTGTTGGAAGAACGAGTTCATGTTGCTTGCAAGGAAATAATTACTTTGGAAAAACAG ACCAAACTTctcgaggaagaggagaaagaaaagCGTGAAGAAGAAGAGcgcagggagaggaggaggacaaAAGAGAGGGAAAAGAAGAACAGAAGAAAAGAAAGGTTAAAAGGGAAGGATAGAGATAGGGAAAAAATAGTGGTTAAGTCAAAAGGTGATACTTCACCGCCATCTCTGAGCAACCAAGCAACACCAAATAATGAGTCACTAAATATTCTGGACTTGAGATATTCAGATAGCGAAGAAGAAGATAATGTTATGGCCAGGGAGCACTCCTCTCCTGATTCCTCTGTTGATCAGGCTTCAAGCAGGGACAGTGATGAGCGGAGCAATGAGcatgaatgcaatgcaacaaCAGATTGTGATGGCTCATTCTCATATGAGGAGTCTATATCATCAAGAAGAAACCTGAGATATAGAAGAGACTTTCCTCAAGAACAAGATGCCAGTTATTGGTATGAAGATTGCCAAGATGACTCTGGAGATGTTCAGCAGCATTCTAGGGAGAGGATATGGAATAACACTAGAGGCTACAACACTGTTTTTGGTGCAAATAATAGAACTAGGGATAGATACAATCCCTGCAGTTGTGGGCATCAGGAAGAATACAGATACTTTTCAAATACAGCTAGACCAAGCAGAGATATGAAGATGGCCAGGAAAACAGTTGAGAAGCCCAGGTTGCAGTACCGCAGGTGCTATCCATTGGATAGCTTCATAGTGCCCAAAGGAGGCCGTGTTGGTGGTGCACCAACCAAGAATGCAGGGCCAAAGCAAGTATGGGAGCCAATGGATGCAAGAAAGAAGGCCAGCTTGGGGAATGAAAGTAATACTGCTGGGGTTGCTGATGATGCTGATCGGTCAGATCAAGTGGAATGCTCAAAGGTTATTAGTGAATGTGAAAAGCTTGAGAAAGTGTGTGAACCACTTGCTGATGTTGGTTCTGAGGGATCTGAGGTAGTTTGCAAGTCAGACACAGATGAGCCATGCAGAGGTGAGAAGAGTCAGTCTGCTTGTAATGATGGACCTCATGTCATGGATAAGCCAGATAGCTGCTTGGCAAAGGACACTGGTAGGACAGCAAACTTAACCAGTTCGGACAGCTCCTCCTGTCTAAGTGAGGGAGACAGAGACAGCAGCATGAGCAGCATGACCTCACTGAGTGCTCAGAATGCGGAGTCTTCATCGACATCTGATTCAGAAGATTCTTCAGACAGGAACAATAGAAGTCCGGGTGATCCACCAGTGAAGAGTGCTTCCCGTTCATTGCTTGAGATGTGTGCAGGAAATGGTTTCAGGGAGTACCAACCTAAAGGCCTGCATCCTCCTGATGGCAACCAGTTTGGGTTCAGGGTTGGCCCTTTCCAGGACCAGATGTTGCACCATCAGAAGGTCCATGCACCACCTTACTCGGCACCATTCATGGGGTTCCACAATCACCCCCTGCCAGTTCCAACAAATGGGTACTTGTCATATCCTCAGCCTGGTCACTTCTTCCCTGGTCCTGTGGCCCCTGTCAGATATGGAGTCGCTGGTAACCAATGTGTGGACTTCCCAATGCAGTACAACAATAACATTCATCCTTACTCAGGCCCTGAGTTTGGTTTTCTGCCTTCGCCACCAGTTCACAAGGCTCCTGTGAGCTTCCATGCCGTGCCAGTGCCAGTGCCACCACCGACCCCGCTATGTAGAAGTGGAGTGCCGGTGTTGATGAATCAAGAGAGGCAGCAGAGCCATCCTCTCATTCCTAAACTAAACCAGGCAGTGCTGGTGGCTGAGAACGGCTGTGCAGAAGACAACAACACCAAACAGAAACAGAAAGATGATGATAGCATGCCGTTCTCCTTGTTCCAGTTCAACCTGCCGATCGCCCCTCCTGCGCCGGCAGCGTCCAAAGAAGAGCAAGTTGAGGGAGCATTGGCGCCGTCAAGACTCCTGCCGCCGATAGCTCAGGCCCAGCCATGCTCAAGGGAGATAGCTCAGGCCCAGCCATGCTCAAGGGAGGAGACGAACATCAAGGAGTACAACCTCTTCTCCGGGTGTAACGACGGAGTGATGTTTCGGTTAAACTAG
- the LOC120651469 gene encoding uncharacterized protein LOC120651469 isoform X3: MVAEAAPSAIWSRRRDEITFDRLHKFWSALSPRARHELLRLDKQTLIEHARKNLYCSRCNGLLLESFTQIVKYGKSLHQEGSCEPRFQEVEAEEVQDPSVHPWGGLSTTKDGILTLLDCFINAKSLHVIQNVFASARAREREREMLYPDACGGGGRGWISPVIPNYGRGHGTRDTCALHTARLSCDTLVDFWSALSEETRSSLLRMKEEDFIERLMHRFDSKRFCRDCRRNVIREFKELKELKRMRKEPCCTSWFCVADTAFQCEMFEDAVLVDWHQSFLEQDEIYNHFELAIGTDEGKSDILNFEDVGMNGQVHRKGLDLDQFEDYFVTLRARRPDGRSSELCVKAHALKGQSCVHRRLIVGDGFVTITKGESIRSFFEHAEEAEEEDEDDAMDRDSNDPDGDVAHPQKHAKSPELAREFLLDAAAVIFKEQVEKAFREGTARQNAHSVFVSLALKLLEERVHVACKEIITLEKQTKLLEEEEKEKREEEERRERRRTKEREKKNRRKERLKGKDRDREKIVVKSKGDTSPPSLSNQATPNNESLNILDLRYSDSEEEDNVMAREHSSPDSSVDQASSRDSDERSNEHECNATTDCDGSFSYEESISSRRNLRYRRDFPQEQDASYWYEDCQDDSGDVQQHSRERIWNNTRGYNTVFGANNRTRDRYNPCSCGHQEEYRYFSNTARPSRDMKMARKTVEKPRLQYRRCYPLDSFIVPKGGRVGGAPTKNAGPKQVWEPMDARKKASLGNESNTAGVADDADRSDQVECSKVISECEKLEKVCEPLADVGSEGSEVVCKSDTDEPCRGEKSQSACNDGPHVMDKPDSCLAKDTGRTANLTSSDSSSCLSEGDRDSSMSSMTSLSAQNAESSSTSDSEDSSDRNNRSPGDPPVKSASRSLLEMCAGNGFREYQPKGLHPPDGNQFGFRVGPFQDQMLHHQKVHAPPYSAPFMGFHNHPLPVPTNGYLSYPQPGHFFPGPVAPVRYGVAGNQCVDFPMQYNNNIHPYSGPEFGFLPSPPVHKAPVSFHAVPVPVPPPTPLCRSGVPVLMNQERQQSHPLIPKLNQAVLVAENGCAEDNNTKQKQKDDDSMPFSLFQFNLPIAPPAPAASKEEQVEGALAPSRLLPPIAQAQPCSREETNIKEYNLFSGCNDGVMFRLN, encoded by the exons ATGGTTGCTGAGGCGGCGCCGTCGGCGATCTGGTCGCGCCGCCGCGACGAGATCACCTTCGACCGCCTACACAAG TTTTGGAGTGCCCTGTCACCTCGTGCACGACATGAGCTGCTCAGACTTGATAAACAGACCCTCATCGAGCATGCTCGCAAGAACTTGTACTGTTCAAGATGCAATGGGCTGCTTTTGGAAAGTTTTACACAAATAGTCAAGTATGGGAAGTCACTGCATCAAGAAGGTTCGTGTGAGCCAAGGTTTCAGGAAGTTGAAGCAGAAGAAGTTCAGGACCCCTCAGTTCATCCTTGGGGAGGCCTTTCAACAACAAAGGATGGCATCTTAACTCTTCTTGATTGCTTCATAAATGCAAAATCTCTTCATGTGATCCAGAAT GTATTTGCCAGTGCACGTGCAAGGGAACGTGAACGTGAAATGCTTTACCCTGATGCATGTGGTGGCGGTGGCAGAGGATGGATTAGCCCAGTGATACCTAACTATGGCAGGGGGCATGGAACACGAGACACATGTGCTTTGCACACTGCACGCCTTTCTTGCGATACTCTGGTGGATTTTTGGTCGGCACTGAGTGAAGAAACTAGATCATCTCTTTTAAGGATGAAGGAAGAGGACTTCATTGAAAGACTTATGCATAG GTTTGACAGCAAGAGATTTTGCCGAGACTGCAGAAGGAATGTTATTCGCGAATTCAAAGAGCTCAAGGAACTAAAGCGCATGCGAAAGGAACCTTGCTGCACCAGTTGGTTTTGTGTTGCAGATACAGCATTTCAGTGTGAG ATGTTTGAAGATGCTGTTCTTGTTGATTGGCACCAATCCTTTTTGGAGCAAGATGAAATTTACAATCATTTTGAGTTGGCTATTGGAACAGATGAAGGAAAATCTGATATTCTAAACTTTGAAGATGTGGGGATGAATGGGCAAGTCCATAGAAAAGGCCTCGATCTTGATCAGTTTGAAGACTATTTTGTTACACTGAGAGCACGCAGACCAGATGGGCGTTCTTCAGAATTATGTGTGAAGGCTCATGCCTTGAAGGGCCAATCATGTGTTCACCGCAGACTTATTGTGGGGGATGGATTTGTGACAATTACCAAAGGTGAAAGTATTAGAAGTTTCTTTGAGCatgctgaagaagcagaggaagaGGAT GAAGATGATGCAATGGATAGAGACAGCAATGACCCTGATGGTGATGTTGCTCATCCCCAGAAGCATGCCAAGAGCCCTGAACTTGCAAGAGAATTTCTCCTGGATGCTGCTGCAGTGATCTTCAAAGAACAG GTCGAGAAGGCTTTCAGAGAAGGCACAGCACGGCAGAATGCACATAGTGTTTTTGTGTCCCTTGCACTAAAACTGTTGGAAGAACGAGTTCATGTTGCTTGCAAGGAAATAATTACTTTGGAAAAACAG ACCAAACTTctcgaggaagaggagaaagaaaagCGTGAAGAAGAAGAGcgcagggagaggaggaggacaaAAGAGAGGGAAAAGAAGAACAGAAGAAAAGAAAGGTTAAAAGGGAAGGATAGAGATAGGGAAAAAATAGTGGTTAAGTCAAAAGGTGATACTTCACCGCCATCTCTGAGCAACCAAGCAACACCAAATAATGAGTCACTAAATATTCTGGACTTGAGATATTCAGATAGCGAAGAAGAAGATAATGTTATGGCCAGGGAGCACTCCTCTCCTGATTCCTCTGTTGATCAGGCTTCAAGCAGGGACAGTGATGAGCGGAGCAATGAGcatgaatgcaatgcaacaaCAGATTGTGATGGCTCATTCTCATATGAGGAGTCTATATCATCAAGAAGAAACCTGAGATATAGAAGAGACTTTCCTCAAGAACAAGATGCCAGTTATTGGTATGAAGATTGCCAAGATGACTCTGGAGATGTTCAGCAGCATTCTAGGGAGAGGATATGGAATAACACTAGAGGCTACAACACTGTTTTTGGTGCAAATAATAGAACTAGGGATAGATACAATCCCTGCAGTTGTGGGCATCAGGAAGAATACAGATACTTTTCAAATACAGCTAGACCAAGCAGAGATATGAAGATGGCCAGGAAAACAGTTGAGAAGCCCAGGTTGCAGTACCGCAGGTGCTATCCATTGGATAGCTTCATAGTGCCCAAAGGAGGCCGTGTTGGTGGTGCACCAACCAAGAATGCAGGGCCAAAGCAAGTATGGGAGCCAATGGATGCAAGAAAGAAGGCCAGCTTGGGGAATGAAAGTAATACTGCTGGGGTTGCTGATGATGCTGATCGGTCAGATCAAGTGGAATGCTCAAAGGTTATTAGTGAATGTGAAAAGCTTGAGAAAGTGTGTGAACCACTTGCTGATGTTGGTTCTGAGGGATCTGAGGTAGTTTGCAAGTCAGACACAGATGAGCCATGCAGAGGTGAGAAGAGTCAGTCTGCTTGTAATGATGGACCTCATGTCATGGATAAGCCAGATAGCTGCTTGGCAAAGGACACTGGTAGGACAGCAAACTTAACCAGTTCGGACAGCTCCTCCTGTCTAAGTGAGGGAGACAGAGACAGCAGCATGAGCAGCATGACCTCACTGAGTGCTCAGAATGCGGAGTCTTCATCGACATCTGATTCAGAAGATTCTTCAGACAGGAACAATAGAAGTCCGGGTGATCCACCAGTGAAGAGTGCTTCCCGTTCATTGCTTGAGATGTGTGCAGGAAATGGTTTCAGGGAGTACCAACCTAAAGGCCTGCATCCTCCTGATGGCAACCAGTTTGGGTTCAGGGTTGGCCCTTTCCAGGACCAGATGTTGCACCATCAGAAGGTCCATGCACCACCTTACTCGGCACCATTCATGGGGTTCCACAATCACCCCCTGCCAGTTCCAACAAATGGGTACTTGTCATATCCTCAGCCTGGTCACTTCTTCCCTGGTCCTGTGGCCCCTGTCAGATATGGAGTCGCTGGTAACCAATGTGTGGACTTCCCAATGCAGTACAACAATAACATTCATCCTTACTCAGGCCCTGAGTTTGGTTTTCTGCCTTCGCCACCAGTTCACAAGGCTCCTGTGAGCTTCCATGCCGTGCCAGTGCCAGTGCCACCACCGACCCCGCTATGTAGAAGTGGAGTGCCGGTGTTGATGAATCAAGAGAGGCAGCAGAGCCATCCTCTCATTCCTAAACTAAACCAGGCAGTGCTGGTGGCTGAGAACGGCTGTGCAGAAGACAACAACACCAAACAGAAACAGAAAGATGATGATAGCATGCCGTTCTCCTTGTTCCAGTTCAACCTGCCGATCGCCCCTCCTGCGCCGGCAGCGTCCAAAGAAGAGCAAGTTGAGGGAGCATTGGCGCCGTCAAGACTCCTGCCGCCGATAGCTCAG GCCCAGCCATGCTCAAGGGAGGAGACGAACATCAAGGAGTACAACCTCTTCTCCGGGTGTAACGACGGAGTGATGTTTCGGTTAAACTAG
- the LOC120651469 gene encoding uncharacterized protein LOC120651469 isoform X2 yields the protein MEKLTAYWFISLPDKQKFWSALSPRARHELLRLDKQTLIEHARKNLYCSRCNGLLLESFTQIVKYGKSLHQEGSCEPRFQEVEAEEVQDPSVHPWGGLSTTKDGILTLLDCFINAKSLHVIQNVFASARAREREREMLYPDACGGGGRGWISPVIPNYGRGHGTRDTCALHTARLSCDTLVDFWSALSEETRSSLLRMKEEDFIERLMHRFDSKRFCRDCRRNVIREFKELKELKRMRKEPCCTSWFCVADTAFQCEMFEDAVLVDWHQSFLEQDEIYNHFELAIGTDEGKSDILNFEDVGMNGQVHRKGLDLDQFEDYFVTLRARRPDGRSSELCVKAHALKGQSCVHRRLIVGDGFVTITKGESIRSFFEHAEEAEEEDEDDAMDRDSNDPDGDVAHPQKHAKSPELAREFLLDAAAVIFKEQVEKAFREGTARQNAHSVFVSLALKLLEERVHVACKEIITLEKQTKLLEEEEKEKREEEERRERRRTKEREKKNRRKERLKGKDRDREKIVVKSKGDTSPPSLSNQATPNNESLNILDLRYSDSEEEDNVMAREHSSPDSSVDQASSRDSDERSNEHECNATTDCDGSFSYEESISSRRNLRYRRDFPQEQDASYWYEDCQDDSGDVQQHSRERIWNNTRGYNTVFGANNRTRDRYNPCSCGHQEEYRYFSNTARPSRDMKMARKTVEKPRLQYRRCYPLDSFIVPKGGRVGGAPTKNAGPKQVWEPMDARKKASLGNESNTAGVADDADRSDQVECSKVISECEKLEKVCEPLADVGSEGSEVVCKSDTDEPCRGEKSQSACNDGPHVMDKPDSCLAKDTGRTANLTSSDSSSCLSEGDRDSSMSSMTSLSAQNAESSSTSDSEDSSDRNNRSPGDPPVKSASRSLLEMCAGNGFREYQPKGLHPPDGNQFGFRVGPFQDQMLHHQKVHAPPYSAPFMGFHNHPLPVPTNGYLSYPQPGHFFPGPVAPVRYGVAGNQCVDFPMQYNNNIHPYSGPEFGFLPSPPVHKAPVSFHAVPVPVPPPTPLCRSGVPVLMNQERQQSHPLIPKLNQAVLVAENGCAEDNNTKQKQKDDDSMPFSLFQFNLPIAPPAPAASKEEQVEGALAPSRLLPPIAQAQPCSREIAQAQPCSREETNIKEYNLFSGCNDGVMFRLN from the exons ATGGAGAAGCTAACTGCTTATTGGTTTATCTCACTGCCAGACAAACAGAAG TTTTGGAGTGCCCTGTCACCTCGTGCACGACATGAGCTGCTCAGACTTGATAAACAGACCCTCATCGAGCATGCTCGCAAGAACTTGTACTGTTCAAGATGCAATGGGCTGCTTTTGGAAAGTTTTACACAAATAGTCAAGTATGGGAAGTCACTGCATCAAGAAGGTTCGTGTGAGCCAAGGTTTCAGGAAGTTGAAGCAGAAGAAGTTCAGGACCCCTCAGTTCATCCTTGGGGAGGCCTTTCAACAACAAAGGATGGCATCTTAACTCTTCTTGATTGCTTCATAAATGCAAAATCTCTTCATGTGATCCAGAAT GTATTTGCCAGTGCACGTGCAAGGGAACGTGAACGTGAAATGCTTTACCCTGATGCATGTGGTGGCGGTGGCAGAGGATGGATTAGCCCAGTGATACCTAACTATGGCAGGGGGCATGGAACACGAGACACATGTGCTTTGCACACTGCACGCCTTTCTTGCGATACTCTGGTGGATTTTTGGTCGGCACTGAGTGAAGAAACTAGATCATCTCTTTTAAGGATGAAGGAAGAGGACTTCATTGAAAGACTTATGCATAG GTTTGACAGCAAGAGATTTTGCCGAGACTGCAGAAGGAATGTTATTCGCGAATTCAAAGAGCTCAAGGAACTAAAGCGCATGCGAAAGGAACCTTGCTGCACCAGTTGGTTTTGTGTTGCAGATACAGCATTTCAGTGTGAG ATGTTTGAAGATGCTGTTCTTGTTGATTGGCACCAATCCTTTTTGGAGCAAGATGAAATTTACAATCATTTTGAGTTGGCTATTGGAACAGATGAAGGAAAATCTGATATTCTAAACTTTGAAGATGTGGGGATGAATGGGCAAGTCCATAGAAAAGGCCTCGATCTTGATCAGTTTGAAGACTATTTTGTTACACTGAGAGCACGCAGACCAGATGGGCGTTCTTCAGAATTATGTGTGAAGGCTCATGCCTTGAAGGGCCAATCATGTGTTCACCGCAGACTTATTGTGGGGGATGGATTTGTGACAATTACCAAAGGTGAAAGTATTAGAAGTTTCTTTGAGCatgctgaagaagcagaggaagaGGAT GAAGATGATGCAATGGATAGAGACAGCAATGACCCTGATGGTGATGTTGCTCATCCCCAGAAGCATGCCAAGAGCCCTGAACTTGCAAGAGAATTTCTCCTGGATGCTGCTGCAGTGATCTTCAAAGAACAG GTCGAGAAGGCTTTCAGAGAAGGCACAGCACGGCAGAATGCACATAGTGTTTTTGTGTCCCTTGCACTAAAACTGTTGGAAGAACGAGTTCATGTTGCTTGCAAGGAAATAATTACTTTGGAAAAACAG ACCAAACTTctcgaggaagaggagaaagaaaagCGTGAAGAAGAAGAGcgcagggagaggaggaggacaaAAGAGAGGGAAAAGAAGAACAGAAGAAAAGAAAGGTTAAAAGGGAAGGATAGAGATAGGGAAAAAATAGTGGTTAAGTCAAAAGGTGATACTTCACCGCCATCTCTGAGCAACCAAGCAACACCAAATAATGAGTCACTAAATATTCTGGACTTGAGATATTCAGATAGCGAAGAAGAAGATAATGTTATGGCCAGGGAGCACTCCTCTCCTGATTCCTCTGTTGATCAGGCTTCAAGCAGGGACAGTGATGAGCGGAGCAATGAGcatgaatgcaatgcaacaaCAGATTGTGATGGCTCATTCTCATATGAGGAGTCTATATCATCAAGAAGAAACCTGAGATATAGAAGAGACTTTCCTCAAGAACAAGATGCCAGTTATTGGTATGAAGATTGCCAAGATGACTCTGGAGATGTTCAGCAGCATTCTAGGGAGAGGATATGGAATAACACTAGAGGCTACAACACTGTTTTTGGTGCAAATAATAGAACTAGGGATAGATACAATCCCTGCAGTTGTGGGCATCAGGAAGAATACAGATACTTTTCAAATACAGCTAGACCAAGCAGAGATATGAAGATGGCCAGGAAAACAGTTGAGAAGCCCAGGTTGCAGTACCGCAGGTGCTATCCATTGGATAGCTTCATAGTGCCCAAAGGAGGCCGTGTTGGTGGTGCACCAACCAAGAATGCAGGGCCAAAGCAAGTATGGGAGCCAATGGATGCAAGAAAGAAGGCCAGCTTGGGGAATGAAAGTAATACTGCTGGGGTTGCTGATGATGCTGATCGGTCAGATCAAGTGGAATGCTCAAAGGTTATTAGTGAATGTGAAAAGCTTGAGAAAGTGTGTGAACCACTTGCTGATGTTGGTTCTGAGGGATCTGAGGTAGTTTGCAAGTCAGACACAGATGAGCCATGCAGAGGTGAGAAGAGTCAGTCTGCTTGTAATGATGGACCTCATGTCATGGATAAGCCAGATAGCTGCTTGGCAAAGGACACTGGTAGGACAGCAAACTTAACCAGTTCGGACAGCTCCTCCTGTCTAAGTGAGGGAGACAGAGACAGCAGCATGAGCAGCATGACCTCACTGAGTGCTCAGAATGCGGAGTCTTCATCGACATCTGATTCAGAAGATTCTTCAGACAGGAACAATAGAAGTCCGGGTGATCCACCAGTGAAGAGTGCTTCCCGTTCATTGCTTGAGATGTGTGCAGGAAATGGTTTCAGGGAGTACCAACCTAAAGGCCTGCATCCTCCTGATGGCAACCAGTTTGGGTTCAGGGTTGGCCCTTTCCAGGACCAGATGTTGCACCATCAGAAGGTCCATGCACCACCTTACTCGGCACCATTCATGGGGTTCCACAATCACCCCCTGCCAGTTCCAACAAATGGGTACTTGTCATATCCTCAGCCTGGTCACTTCTTCCCTGGTCCTGTGGCCCCTGTCAGATATGGAGTCGCTGGTAACCAATGTGTGGACTTCCCAATGCAGTACAACAATAACATTCATCCTTACTCAGGCCCTGAGTTTGGTTTTCTGCCTTCGCCACCAGTTCACAAGGCTCCTGTGAGCTTCCATGCCGTGCCAGTGCCAGTGCCACCACCGACCCCGCTATGTAGAAGTGGAGTGCCGGTGTTGATGAATCAAGAGAGGCAGCAGAGCCATCCTCTCATTCCTAAACTAAACCAGGCAGTGCTGGTGGCTGAGAACGGCTGTGCAGAAGACAACAACACCAAACAGAAACAGAAAGATGATGATAGCATGCCGTTCTCCTTGTTCCAGTTCAACCTGCCGATCGCCCCTCCTGCGCCGGCAGCGTCCAAAGAAGAGCAAGTTGAGGGAGCATTGGCGCCGTCAAGACTCCTGCCGCCGATAGCTCAGGCCCAGCCATGCTCAAGGGAGATAGCTCAGGCCCAGCCATGCTCAAGGGAGGAGACGAACATCAAGGAGTACAACCTCTTCTCCGGGTGTAACGACGGAGTGATGTTTCGGTTAAACTAG